A genomic segment from Corylus avellana chromosome ca5, CavTom2PMs-1.0 encodes:
- the LOC132183438 gene encoding small ribosomal subunit protein cS23-like, with amino-acid sequence MLPMAIQPNLNVSLKPIAFPCQNFLEKASIFARPQSLSLSRLKPLNLQSHSHSTRILKLSATAAAEAAAPVTEDTLTDDNSASESPPDKEKLGVVVKPVEKPRLVLKFIWMEKNIGIGLDQLIPGHGTIPLSPYYFWPRKDAWEELKVLLESKPWISQKQIIILLNQATDIINLWQQSGGNLA; translated from the exons ATGTTACCAATGGCGATTCAACCAAACCTAAATGTTTCTCTGAAGCCCATAGCGTTCCCATGCCAGAACTTCTTGGAGAAAGCCTCAATCTTTGCAAGGCCGCAATCACTCTCGCTCTCCCGGCTCAAACCACTGAATCTCCAGAGTCACAGTCACAGCACTAGAATCCTCAAACTATCGGCCACAGCCGCCGCTGAAGCAGCAGCACCAGTCACTGAAGACACTCTCACAGATGATAATTCCGCCTCCGAATCCCCTCCGGATAAGGAG AAGCTTGGGGTGGTTGTGAAGCCGGTGGAGAAACCGCGGCTTGTATTGAAGTTTATTTGGATGGAGAAGAACATTGGAATTGGACTCGACCAGTTGATACCCGGACATGGCACCATCCCGCTGAGTCCCTACTACTTTTGGCCGAGGAAAGATGCTTGGGAGGAGCTCAAGGTGTTACTTGAAAGCAAGCCCTGGATATCTCAAAAGCAGATCATCATTCTTCTCAATCAGGCTACGGACATCATCAATTTATGGCAGCAGAGCGGTGGCAATCTGGCGTAA
- the LOC132183439 gene encoding uncharacterized protein LOC132183439 codes for MGRKLDALLGRNSKTSKLKNLAKLAISRISILKNQRQVRCSHAQSDVIELLKLGHQERALLRVEHVIKEQNMLDAFAMIENYCDLLIERAVLLENKECHDELKEGISSLIFAASRCGEFPELQKIRQMLTSRFGKDFADCAVELRNKCRVNPKMIQKFSARQPSLEIRLKVLKGIASEIGVALYLEEDAPVIAEEKLDVNQKQKQFEPNKSANLEGTQLTGDRHESPAEEIVEDERLSESIKARKKYRNAAAAAQEAFDAAAYAAAAARAAIELSRSESGDNDPDNYSGSTHRQGTISKSNESTTPKFQTD; via the exons ATGGGTAGGAAACTGGATGCTTTGCTTGGCAGGAATTCCAAGACCTCCAAACTCAAAAACCTTGCCAAACTTGCCATCTCCAGGATTTCCATCCTCAAGAACCAGCGCCAAGTCCGCTGCTCCCATGCCCAATCTGATGTCATTGAACTCCTTAAACTTGGTCACCAAGAAAGAGCTCTCCTTCGt GTTGAGCATGTGATAAAGGAGCAAAACATGTTGGATGCGTTTGCGATGATAGAAAACTACTGTGATCTCTTAATAGAAAGGGCTGTGCTACTTGAAAACAA GGAATGTCATGATGAGCTTAAGGAGGGGATATCAAGCCTGATCTTTGCAGCTTCAAGGTGTGGAGAATTCCCAGAGCTGCAAAAGATCCGTCAAATGCTCACTTCAAGATTTGGGAAAGATTTTGCTGATTGTGCTGTTGAGCTACGCAACAAATGCAGAGTCAATCCTAAG ATGATACAAAAGTTTTCGGCACGACAACCAAGCTTGGAAATCAGATTGAAAGTGCTAAAGGGTATTGCTTCTGAGATTGGAGTCGCTCTGTATTTAGAGGAAGATGCTCCTGTGATTGCCGAG GAGAAACTGGATGTCAACCAGAAGCAAAAGCAGTTTGAACCTAACAAATCAGCAAACTTGGAAGGTACACAGCTTACAGGTGATCGTCATGAATCACCTGCAGAAGAGATAGTTGAGGATGAGAGGTTGTCTGAATCTATAAAAGCAAGGAAGAAATACAGAAATGCAGCTGCTGCTGCTCAAGAGGCTTTTGACGCTGCAGCATATGCAGCAGCAGCTGCAAGAGCAGCTATTGAACTCTCCCGGTCTGAATCGGGAGACAATGATCCAGATAATTATAGTGGTTCTACTCATCGACAAGGAACTATATCCAAGTCCAATGAGTCAACTACACCTAAATTCCAAACTGATTGA
- the LOC132180637 gene encoding ubiquitin receptor RAD23c, producing the protein MKIFVKTLKGTHFEIEVKPEDTVAGVKNSIETLQGSDVYPASQQMLIHQGKVLQDATTLEENKVAENSFVVIMLTKNKVSTSGASSTTAPTSQAKPASSSPPTSTQSTPTPTPTPTPTPTPTPIPTSQPPPSTAAPPQSTPEPTTVATPPASSESDVYGQAASNLVAGTTFEATIQQILDMGGGSWDRDTVVRALRAAFNNPERAVEYLYSGIPEQAEVPPVARVPSSGQAVTPAQAPQPAVPASGPNANPLDLFPQGLPTMGSNAGAGTLDFLRDSQQFQALRAMVQANPQILQPMLQELGKQNPHLMRLIQEHQADFLRLINEPVEGEGNLLGQGASAMPQAVTVTPEERQAIERLEAMGFDRALVLEVFFACNKNEELAANYLLDHMHEFED; encoded by the exons atgaagatctTCGTGAAGACTCTTAAGGGTACTCACTTCGAGATCGAAGTGAAACCTGAAGACACG GTTGCTGGCGTCAAGAATAGTATAGAGACACTGCAGGGTTCTGATGTTTACCCTGCCTCACAACAGATGCTTATTCATCAGGGGAAAGTTCTTCAGGATGCCACAACgctggaagaaaataaagttgcTGAGAATAGTTTTGTTGTCATCATGTTGACCAAG AATAAGGTCTCAACAAGCGGAGCCTCAAGTACAACTGCTCCCACAAGCCAG GCCAAACCTGCAAGTTCATCACCTCCTACCTCGACACAATCAACACCAACgccaacaccaacaccaacaccaacaccaacaccgACACCAATACCAACATCTCAACCTCCTCCCTCAACTGCAGCACC GCCCCAGTCTACCCCTGAGCCCACTACTGTTGCTACCCCTCCTGCTTC TTCAGAATCAGATGTCTATGGCCAAGCAGCATCAAATCTTGTTGCAGGAACAACTTTTGAGGCTACCATTCAGCAGATTCTAGACATGGGTGGGGGGAGCTGGGACCGGGACACCGTTGTCCGTGCTTTACGTGCTGCCTTTAATAACCCTGAAAGAGCTGTTGAATATCTGTATTCT GGCATTCCCGAGCAAGCAGAAGTTCCTCCAGTTGCTCGAGTTCCTTCTAGTGGGCAGGCAGTAACTCCAGCCCAGGCTCCACAGCCAGCAGTGCCTGCTAGTGGGCCCAATGCGAACCCCCTAGATCTGTTTCCACAG GGCCTTCCTACCATGGGTTCAAATGCCGGTGCAGGCACCTTGGATTTCTTGCGTGACAGCCAACAG TTCCAAGCCTTGCGAGCTATGGTGCAAGCAAACCCCCAAATATTGCAG CCTATGCTTCAGGAGCTAGGAAAGCAAAATCCACACCTAATGCGCCTGATTCAAGAGCATCAGGCTGACTTCTTACGCCTAATAAATGAACCTGTTGAAGGGGAAGG GAACCTACTGGGTCAGGGGGCTTCAGCAATGCCGCAGGCTGTGACTGTCACCCCTGAGGAGCGTCAGGCCATTGAACGT CTTGAAGCAATGGGCTTTGATCGAGCCCTAGTATTGGAGGTCTTCTTTGCATGCAACAAGAACGAGGAGCTGGCAGCCAACTATCTTTTGGATCACATGCATGAGTTTGAGGACTGA